TCGATCATGCGACGGACACGGCCGTAGGTGTCACCCACGACGATGGAGTCGCCGACGCGCAGGGTGCCGCGCTGGACCAGGACGGTGGCCACGGGGCCACGACCACGGTCGAGGTGCGCCTCGATGGCGACACCCTGAGCGGCCATGTCCGGGTTGGCGCGCAGATCCAGGGAGGCGTCCGCGGTGAGGACGACAGCCTCGAGGAGATCCTCGATGTTGGTCCCCTGCTTCGCGGAGATGTCGACGAACATGGTGTCGCCGCCGTACTCCTCCGGGATCAGCCCGTACTCGGTGAGCTGGCCACGGATCTTGTCCGGCTGAGCCTCCGGCTTGTCGATCTTGTTCACCGCGACCACGACCGGCACATCGGCGGCCTTGGCGTGGTTGATCGCCTCCACGGTCTGCGGCATGACGCCGTCATCCGCGGCGACGACGAGGATCGCGATATCGGTCGACTTGGCACCACGGGCACGCATGGCGGTGAACGCCTCGTGGCCCGGGGTATCCAGGAAGGTGATCTTCCGCTCGCGGCCGTCGATCTCCATCGGCACCTGGTAGGCGCCGATGCCCTGGGTGATGCCGCCGGCCTCGCCGGAACCCACGTTCGCCTGGCGGATGGTGTCCAGCAGGCGGGTCTTACCGTGGTCGACGTGGCCCATGACGGTGACCACCGGGGGACGCTTCGCCAGATCGTCCTCGTCGCCCTCGTCCTCACCGAACTGCAGGTCGAAGGACTCGAGCAGCTCGCGGTCCTCGTCCTCGGGGGAGACGACCTCGACGTTGTAGTTGATCTCGGCACCGAGCAGCTGGAGGGTCTCCTCCGGCACTGCCGCGGTGGCGGTGATCATCTCACCGAGGTTGAACAGAGCCTGCACGAGAGCTGCCGGATCCGCGTTGATCTTCTCCGCGAAATCGGACAGGGAGGCTCCGCGGCGCAGACGCACGGTGGCGCCACGACCGTCGGGCAGGCGAACGCCACCGATGACGTTCGGGGCCTGCATTGCCTCGTACTCGGACCGCTTCTGCCGCTTCGACTTACGTCCACGACGCGGAGCGCCGCCCGGACGTCCGAAGGCACCCGCGGTACCGCCGCGACGACCGCCGCGGCCACCACCGCCGCCGGGGCGGAAACCGCCACCGCCGCCGCCGGGTCCACCGGAGCCACCGCGGCCACCGCGACCGGTGCCGGCGGACTTGGCCGGCATCTGGCCCGGGCTCGGGTGGTTGGGCATCATGGCCGGGCTCGGACGACGTCCGCCGCCCTGTGCCGGACGATCAGCGCCCGGACGGCCGGTACCCTGACCGCCGCGACCACCCTGGCCACCGCGACCACCCTGGGCACCCTGCCCACCCGGGCGCGGGCCGCCCTGGCCGGGGCCACGGCCGCCACCCGGACGGGGTGCCGGACGCTCGGTGCCGGAGGAGAAGGGGTTGTTGGCCACGCGCGGGCGTCCGCCCGGCCTGGGCATCGGGCGCGGCATGGCTCCGTCGGCACCCGGCTTCGGGGCCGGGGCGGCCGGCTTGGCGCCACCCGGCTTCGGGGCTCCCGGCTTGGCGGCCGGGGCAGCCGACTTCTCCGCTGCGGCCGGCTTCGGAGCCGGGGCGGCGGGCTTCTCGGCGGCCGCCGGCTTCGGGGCCTGGGGAGCGGGCTTCTCGGCTGCGGGCTTCGCGGCCGGTGCGGGGGCGGCCGGCTTGGCGGCGGCACCCGGCTTGGGGCCGGAGCCCGGCTTCGGGGCTCCCGGCTTGGCGCCACCCGGCTTGGGGGCGCCGGGCTTGGCGGACGGGGTCGCGGGCGCAGCTGCGCCGTCGTCCCCGCCGTTGGCGTTGTAGTGTGCGCGCATCTTCTTGACCACCGGGGGTTCGATGGTCGACGATGCGGTCTTGACGAACTCGCCCTGCTCCTTGAGCGTGGCAAGCAGTTCCTTGCTGGTTACGCCGAGCTGTTTCGCCAGCTCATGTACGCGTAGCTTTCCGGGCACTTCTCTCCTCTGGGGTTTCCTAGAGGTCGAGAGTGCCCCGGGGAGGGTGGACTCGACCTCTAGATGATGTCTTTGACGTTCATCGCTGATGCTTCATCGTGGTGTGCTCATCAGTGTTCGGTCTTCCTTACAATGTCGGGTCCGGCAGCTGGTGCTGCGAGGTACGTGCGTACGTGACCTGTGTCCACGGCCGTGGACACCCGGAACGCCCGCCCGAAGGCGCGGCGCTGTTCCGCCAGCTCGAGTGCGGTGATGTCAGGAGTGATCCAGGCTCCCCGGCCGGGGAGGCGACGGGCGGGATCCGCCAGCAGGCGGGTTCGGGTGGAGTCCTCGGGATCGAGGACCACCCGGAGCAGCTCGGTGTCGGGCTTGCGCTCCCGGGTCGCGACACAGGTACGGACACGGATTTCGCGGGGTGCTGTCGCACGTTCGCGGGTCTCCGGCATTCGTCTCCTCAGGAATCTGAAGGTGTCTGGTGGATCTGGGTACTTCTGACCGCACGTGGGCCATCGGCCAGTTTACGCTATCGTCACCTGAATTTGAACTTCCGTACCCGCGCGCGGTTCATCCCACACACTCGGCGCCCCTATTCAGCGTCAGAGTGGATGTCGATCTTCCAGCCGGTGAGGCGGGCGGCGAGGCGGGCGTTCTGGCCCTCGCGGCCGATGGCGAGGGAGAGCTGGTAGTCGGGCACGGTGACCTTGGCGGTCTGGGCCTCGGGGTCGGTGACCTCGACGCGGATGACCTTGGAGGGGGCCAGGGCGTTGCCGACGTAGGTGCCGGGGTCCTCGGAGTAGTCGATGATGTCGATCTTCTCGCCGCCGAGCTCGGTCATGATGTTGGTCACGCGCTGGCCGCGGGGGCCGATGCAGGCGCCCTTGGCGTTGAGTCCCTTGACCTTGCCCAGGACGGCGACCTTGGAGCGGTGGCCGGCCTCGCGGGCGATGTTGATGATCTCGACGGAGCCGTCGGCGACCTCGGGGACCTCGAGCTCGAAGAGTCCGCGGACGAGTTCGGGGTGGGTGCGTGAGAGGTTGACCTGGACGTTGCGGGGGCCCTTGTTCACGCCGACGATGTAGGCCTTGACGCGGTCGCCGTGCCGGAGCTTCTCGCCGGGGATCTGCTCGGCGGGCAGGAGGATGCCGTCCTGGGGGTCGGTCTCGGTGCCCAGCTGGACGATGACGATGCCGCGGGAGTTGGCGGTGGCGTCGCGCTGGACCACGCCGGAGACGACCCGTCCCTCGAACTCCTGGTACTCGTCGAAGGCGCGGCCGGCCTCGACTTCGCGGAGGCGACGGACGATGGCGTCGCGGACGGCGTGGGCGCCGAGGCGGGCGAAGTTGTCCGGGGTGTCGTCGTACTCGGAGACGATCTCGCCGTCCTCGTCGACCTCGGCGGCGATGACGGTGACGGAGCCGGTGGACTTGTCGAAGTCGATGCGGACCGGGGTCTCCTCGCCCAGTCCGCGGTACTCGCGGTAGGCGTGGATGAGGGCCCCGGCGATGGTGCCGAGCAGGTCATCGACGGCGATGCCCTTGTCCTTCTCAATCGCCACGAGCGCCTGCATGTCGATATTCACTTGTTGTCCTCTCGCCAGGCCAGTGCCTGATCAAAATCCATGCCGGTCAGCTCGGTCTCCGCTTCCGGCGCTTTCGCGAACTCAATTTCTACCACCGCGGGCACCTGCTCGGCCAATTCCAGGATGCGCATCTCGCGGTCCTTCTTCACGGTGCGCACGAGCACGACGGAGCTCTCGTCCGGGGAGAGGGCACCGATGCGCCAGGTGCCCTGCTCGCCGAGGGTGACCAGGCGGTGGCGGTTGCGGCGCCAGTGGCGCGGGGCCGTCAGCGGCAGGTCGACGCCGGGGGTGGAGACCTCGAGGGTGTAGCCGGCGCCGAAGGAGGCGTCGCCGCGGTCCTCGGCGGCGTCGAGAAGCTCGGAGATGTCCCTGGACACGACCTCGAGGCGGTCGAGGTCGGGGCGGTCGTCGGCGTCGAGGCGGATGGCGATGACGGACTTCTTCCCCGCCCGGGTGATCCGGATGTCCTCGACGTCCAGGCCGTCGACGGCGGGCGCGATGAGCGCGGTGAGTTGTTCTTCGGTGGGGAATGCCATGGCCACCAGCCTATAGCGGGCCGGTAGGGTGACCAACGTGAACCAGCGCATCCGGAGTCTCGCCGTCCTGCTCGCCCTGCCGTTCCTGGCGTCGTGCACGGTCGATGACGTCGTCGAGGCTTTCGGCCCGCGCCCGGACAGCCAGCTGGTGGAGCTCGCCGACCTCGCCCACGCCGACGGGCGCACGGGCCACGAGGACGAGTTGGCCGCCGAGATCACGCGCCTGTGCGGCACCCACGCCGACGGCACTGTCCCGGAGTCCTGCTCTTACACCCCGGGCGAGGCGACTGCCGCGGACGCGTTCACCGCGACGGTCGACGCGGTCGACGAGGTCCCCGACGATTCCCGTGACCTCATCGCCCGCCAGGCCGTGCAGCTGGCCGGCGACGCCGAGCTTCCCGCGGTGGAGTTGAGCACTGAGGCGGCCGAGCAGGCCCGCACGCTGCTGCGCGCCGAGTACGCCGCGACCTCCGGTCTGGGTACCGCCCGCGCGTTCCTGCCGGCCGAGCAGGTGGACCCGCTTATCGACGCCGCCGAGCACCGCATCGACCTCCTGCGGGAGGTCCTGTCCCCCACCGGCGACGTGCCCGTCGCCGAGGCCGGCTACGAGGTCGCCGGTGACCTGGGCCCCGCCGACCCCGGTTTCCCTGGGATGGTGGCCACCGAGCTCGACGCCGCCTGGCTGACTGCCGTGAGGGACGCCGATGACGACACCTGGCGCCGGTGGCTCGCCCTGGTCGCGGGACGTGGTGAAACTCACCCCGACGTGGGGGCGTAGACCTTTTAACGACGCGGCGTCGGCAAGGTATGCTGCGTTGTCGTGACTTCTTCCACGATGAGAGCCTTCCGATGGCTCGCCCTCCTCCTGATAGCCCTCGCCGCCGGCGCGATGTCCATCGGAGCGGCTGAACAGCCCTCCTCCTCGACCGCCATGCTGCCCGACGACGCCGAATCCTCCCAGGTCGCCGAGATCCTGCAGGAACGCCCGGGCGACAACGGCGCCGCCGCCATCGTCCTGTTCACCACCGACGACGGCACCACCATAGACATGGCCGACCTGGGTCAGCGCGCCGAGCAACTCGGCGGACCGCTGATCCCCAACGAGGACATGACCGCCGCCCTCGTGCCCATCGAGGTGCAGTCCGAGGGCCTGACCGACAACGTCGACGTGGTCAACGACCTGCGCGACCAGGCCGCCGAAGGTCTGCCCGGGAACATCACCTCGCAGATCACCGGCCCCGCCGCCATCGACGCCGACCTCTCCGGCGTGTTCTCCGGCGCCAACTTCCTGCTCCTGGCGGTGACCGGCGTCATCGTGGCCGTCCTGCTCATCGTCACCTACCGCTCCCCCATCCTGTGGATCATCCCGCTGCTGGTCATCGCCGTCGCCGACCGCTTCGCGCAGATCGCCTTCACCTGGGTCCTCGACGCCGTCGGCGTGGTGTGGAACGAATCCACCGCCGGCATCCTCTCCGTCCTCGTCTTCGGCGCCGGCACCAACTACGCCCTCCTGCTCATCTCCCGCTACCGCGACGAGCTGCACAGGACCGAGGACCGCTTCGAAGCCATGGCCCGGGCCTGGGTGCCCACCATCAAGACGGTCTTCGCCTCCGCCGTCACCGTCGTCATCGGCGTGGGCTGCCTCCTGCTCTCCGCCGTGCCCACCACCCGTGGTCTCGGCCTGGCGTCGATGATCGGCATCGCCATCGCGTTCCTCTTCGCCATGTTCGTCCTCCCGGGCGCCCTCGTAGCCTTCAACCGCTGGATCTTCTGGCCGAAGGTCCCGCAGGTCGGCGACGAGACCGAGCACAGGTTCTGGAACCGCATCGGTGACGTCGTCCGCTCCCGCCCCGTCGTCGTCGCCGCCGTCTCGCTGGTCGCGCTGGCCCTGGCCTGCATCGGTGCCTTCCAGATCAAGACCGGCGTCACCCAGGCCGACCAGTTCATCGACACCCCGGAGTCCATCTCCGCCGCCGCCGACCTCGAGGAGGCTTTCCCCGACCAGGAGGCCACCCCGTCCATCGTGGCCACCCAGGATGTCGAGGCCGTCGCCGCCGCCCTCGAGGGCGAGGACGCCAACGTCATCCCGCAGGAGCCCGCCGGTGACTACGAGATCCTCCAGATCTCCGGCCCCGACACCGTCGAACTGCGCGAGCTGCTCAGCGACACGGACGCCCTCGTCGGCGGCCAGGACGCCCAGCTCGTCGACACCGAGGAATCCGCCGCCGAGGACCGCACCCTCATCTTCCCGCTCATCCTCGCGCTCATCTTCGCCGCCCTCGTAGTGCTGCTGCGCTCCTTCGTCGCCCCGCTCATCATGACCGCGACGGTGCTGCTGACCAACGTCGCCGCCCTCGGTCTCGGCTGGTGGATCTCCACCGGGATCTTCGGCTTCGAGCGTTTCGACTCCACCACCCCGCTCTACTCCTTCGTCTTCCTCGTCGCGCTCGGCATCGACTACTCGATCTTCCTCATCACCCGCGCCCGCGAGGAGGCCCGCCACCACGGCACCAAGGAAGGTGTCCTGCGCTCCCTGTCCGCCA
Above is a window of Corynebacterium suedekumii DNA encoding:
- the nusA gene encoding transcription termination factor NusA, producing the protein MNIDMQALVAIEKDKGIAVDDLLGTIAGALIHAYREYRGLGEETPVRIDFDKSTGSVTVIAAEVDEDGEIVSEYDDTPDNFARLGAHAVRDAIVRRLREVEAGRAFDEYQEFEGRVVSGVVQRDATANSRGIVIVQLGTETDPQDGILLPAEQIPGEKLRHGDRVKAYIVGVNKGPRNVQVNLSRTHPELVRGLFELEVPEVADGSVEIINIAREAGHRSKVAVLGKVKGLNAKGACIGPRGQRVTNIMTELGGEKIDIIDYSEDPGTYVGNALAPSKVIRVEVTDPEAQTAKVTVPDYQLSLAIGREGQNARLAARLTGWKIDIHSDAE
- the infB gene encoding translation initiation factor IF-2, whose translation is MPGKLRVHELAKQLGVTSKELLATLKEQGEFVKTASSTIEPPVVKKMRAHYNANGGDDGAAAPATPSAKPGAPKPGGAKPGAPKPGSGPKPGAAAKPAAPAPAAKPAAEKPAPQAPKPAAAEKPAAPAPKPAAAEKSAAPAAKPGAPKPGGAKPAAPAPKPGADGAMPRPMPRPGGRPRVANNPFSSGTERPAPRPGGGRGPGQGGPRPGGQGAQGGRGGQGGRGGQGTGRPGADRPAQGGGRRPSPAMMPNHPSPGQMPAKSAGTGRGGRGGSGGPGGGGGGFRPGGGGGRGGRRGGTAGAFGRPGGAPRRGRKSKRQKRSEYEAMQAPNVIGGVRLPDGRGATVRLRRGASLSDFAEKINADPAALVQALFNLGEMITATAAVPEETLQLLGAEINYNVEVVSPEDEDRELLESFDLQFGEDEGDEDDLAKRPPVVTVMGHVDHGKTRLLDTIRQANVGSGEAGGITQGIGAYQVPMEIDGRERKITFLDTPGHEAFTAMRARGAKSTDIAILVVAADDGVMPQTVEAINHAKAADVPVVVAVNKIDKPEAQPDKIRGQLTEYGLIPEEYGGDTMFVDISAKQGTNIEDLLEAVVLTADASLDLRANPDMAAQGVAIEAHLDRGRGPVATVLVQRGTLRVGDSIVVGDTYGRVRRMIDEHGQDVDEASPSRPIQMQGLNGVPGAGDNLLVVEDDRVARQIAAQRDARKRAAMQAKTRKRVSLEDLDSVLKETSVLNLILKGDNAGSVEALEEALLKIEMEDEVELNIIDRGVGAVTQTNVSLAAASDAVIIAFNVRAEGKATEEANAEGIDIRYYTVIYRAIEEVEQALKGMLKPIYEEREVGVAEIRAIFKASSIGLIAGCMVESGKVRRNASVRVIRDGAVVADKATIESLRREKDDVTEVTAGYECGMVLSYPNIEVGDKIEVFEQVEVPRD
- the rimP gene encoding ribosome maturation factor RimP codes for the protein MAFPTEEQLTALIAPAVDGLDVEDIRITRAGKKSVIAIRLDADDRPDLDRLEVVSRDISELLDAAEDRGDASFGAGYTLEVSTPGVDLPLTAPRHWRRNRHRLVTLGEQGTWRIGALSPDESSVVLVRTVKKDREMRILELAEQVPAVVEIEFAKAPEAETELTGMDFDQALAWREDNK
- a CDS encoding MMPL family transporter, encoding MRAFRWLALLLIALAAGAMSIGAAEQPSSSTAMLPDDAESSQVAEILQERPGDNGAAAIVLFTTDDGTTIDMADLGQRAEQLGGPLIPNEDMTAALVPIEVQSEGLTDNVDVVNDLRDQAAEGLPGNITSQITGPAAIDADLSGVFSGANFLLLAVTGVIVAVLLIVTYRSPILWIIPLLVIAVADRFAQIAFTWVLDAVGVVWNESTAGILSVLVFGAGTNYALLLISRYRDELHRTEDRFEAMARAWVPTIKTVFASAVTVVIGVGCLLLSAVPTTRGLGLASMIGIAIAFLFAMFVLPGALVAFNRWIFWPKVPQVGDETEHRFWNRIGDVVRSRPVVVAAVSLVALALACIGAFQIKTGVTQADQFIDTPESISAAADLEEAFPDQEATPSIVATQDVEAVAAALEGEDANVIPQEPAGDYEILQISGPDTVELRELLSDTDALVGGQDAQLVDTEESAAEDRTLIFPLILALIFAALVVLLRSFVAPLIMTATVLLTNVAALGLGWWISTGIFGFERFDSTTPLYSFVFLVALGIDYSIFLITRAREEARHHGTKEGVLRSLSATGGVITSAGILLAAVFAALGVLPLVALAQVGIVIFIGVLLDTLIVRTILIPAIVQMLGEKFWWPNKLKPAKDSADTERGERELTGSTAASEL
- a CDS encoding YlxR family protein; this encodes MPETRERATAPREIRVRTCVATRERKPDTELLRVVLDPEDSTRTRLLADPARRLPGRGAWITPDITALELAEQRRAFGRAFRVSTAVDTGHVRTYLAAPAAGPDIVRKTEH